Proteins from a genomic interval of Pirellulales bacterium:
- a CDS encoding proprotein convertase P-domain-containing protein, with product MQMLRKTPPASRRKRLFCIDPLEERSLLAVTGFDTSLVDPAGKFSFDLSALHLEHRQFLQSHPNFDATFAPQNLNLNVQSNMVSVYAIAKGGETNQLATGLLSLGLTNGQAQGVVVAGYLPIESLDEMARLSSLQYAYPTYAAKTNAGATVSQADVASNVNTARSQFGLDGTGVTIGVISDSFNALGGAIADAATGDLPPLHQINVLQDIPFGSDEGRGMMQLIHDLAPGAQLAFHTGFISQLDFANGIEELSTEAGAQIIVDDIGWATAPWFQDGFIARAVDKVVADGTAYYSSAGNNANDSYTRSYIASRNFAAGAFESEDFAPAFRGGTLHRDIFKVVVPDRAGLALAMQWDQPFFSQTLPLDGTQPGSLSDYDIYIFDSNFDPFEPEPQGTVVAASNSNNLVTNGSGDPVEFLSFFNGADVSGDTFYVAVFKRFNPVVLNVASTDVPRAIPNDGNTLTSNLVVLNPGGVATNAIITDVNVRLQIDHEWDEDLTVSLVSPNGTVIELFANVGGSGNNFGTPGFMMGLDDEATLAVAEGNPPFANFYIPAEALSLFDGESPYGTWQLLITDNDSHASETPVPPNSGTLQRWSLQITTDADPTPNANILKILHWGGVPVPSIDGFASVSGSSTIIGHPNALGAQATGAVFYQNAPGFTGNPLVNEAFSSLGGTPIVFDTFGTRLATPEIRLKPDISAPDGTNTTFFPGPRTGLPFLDFDVEGDGFPNFFGTSAAAPHAAAIAALMRQAVPDAAPWEIYTAMQQSAIDMYGFGHDFLSGYGYVLADEAIKALGTLRRGSVEGTKFIDRDGDGVRDADEQGLPGFTMYLDMNLNGVRDEISQTFHSKTLPQQIIDALPIFGLTTTMQFPATVYGIPTSTLVDVDVLLTIEHDAVQDLDVFLISPTGRRIQLFADIGGNLDDFLGTILDSEASTSIAAGTAPYTGRYRPQESLVPLYNEDPNGIWWLEVTDDTTLNKGVIYDFGLAIRYLEPTATTDSQGQYKFSNLPIGSYTIAELPQNGWQQTTFSGAAAKPLMVTEIDAGNKDGFEIQNVSDSVLDTRGWFVAISDAPFGNINEFNSVVWQLPDSIGPREVLYRTDSPSDHYFGANIFWNTNNTRIGSGWVMIVDNNGKVVDWVGWGWTPDDIASFDVTVQGVHVKGLHGSWTGAGADRSGLGTLQRTGNKDTNTSSDFRWFNSPSMGEQNYLAGLVLPVASAVNSQNVTLIGNSLTLTGQDFGNRFVGANPKVVASSPAAISAAPLSFIDIVYSEPMNAGSFTLADIVSFTGPGGSLLASISGITPLLGGTVFRVNFTPQSADGTYTIVVGPDVTAADNNARVDQDGDGVPGEATDDRYSYSIVLGSAAIHGTTWHDVNGDGIRDPEDLGLAGWTLYVDANSNGDLDSGERTAVTDADGNYQFLNLPAGSYTIRQVVQPGWEQTFPLANAPQMVSVLAGEVVNDIDFGNQQTVVMALFANLGAVTNQWVGNLNLARRPENYRFTTATGGILTVAPRFSPGAGNVRITVYDAQMNVVATSNAGARLDLPTTAGATYNISIEGTNTNVDVLLANVVEQVGSTVTVHGTAGDDVFYFTTGAKHRITVNGASYEYDPATVTNIIFDGAGGNDYAILTGSAQADLVRFGPGTGKLFGPGFLVDVRAERIEVNSGGGVDSAVFEDSAGADTLVTGAAVSYMVGPGFANAAIGYQVVRATSTAGDDVAIMQDSAGNDTFVSTPAVAAFYGVGLDHEARGFRTVRARASSGNDTAWLYDSTSVDTLVTRPEWTSFQGAGFDHEARGFDVIRARASSGNDIAIMLDSAGDDTFVTTFEWASLKGAGFDHEARGFQTVRGRASSGNDLAVMYDSTGNDTLVTRPEWTALQGPGFDHEARGFGVIRARATAGGFDQAIMLDSAGNDSFVARPEAAQMIGSGFDHEARGFESVRGVASTGYDRAVLIDSVLDDRLTVRRDYAAVQNAHWLAWAVNFDELTARKENGGNNTKVVDAAIGYLFNDRWS from the coding sequence ATGCAAATGCTTCGGAAGACCCCCCCTGCCTCGCGACGCAAACGCCTGTTCTGCATCGATCCGCTCGAAGAGCGCTCGCTGCTGGCGGTGACGGGGTTCGATACTTCGCTCGTCGATCCGGCCGGGAAGTTCAGCTTCGATCTGTCCGCCTTGCACCTCGAGCATCGTCAGTTTCTGCAGTCGCATCCCAACTTCGACGCCACGTTCGCGCCGCAGAATCTGAATCTGAACGTGCAATCGAACATGGTGAGCGTCTATGCGATCGCCAAGGGTGGCGAGACGAATCAACTGGCGACCGGCCTGCTTTCGCTGGGCCTGACCAACGGGCAGGCGCAGGGGGTGGTCGTGGCCGGCTACCTGCCCATCGAGTCCTTGGACGAGATGGCGCGTCTTTCGAGCCTGCAATACGCCTACCCGACCTACGCCGCGAAGACCAATGCCGGCGCCACCGTCAGCCAGGCGGACGTGGCCTCGAACGTCAACACGGCCCGCAGCCAGTTCGGCCTCGATGGAACCGGGGTCACCATCGGCGTCATTTCCGACTCGTTCAATGCGCTCGGCGGAGCCATTGCCGATGCCGCCACCGGCGATTTGCCCCCCCTCCATCAGATCAACGTGCTGCAGGATATCCCCTTCGGATCCGACGAAGGCCGCGGCATGATGCAACTCATCCACGATCTGGCGCCAGGCGCCCAATTGGCCTTCCATACCGGCTTCATCAGCCAGTTGGACTTCGCCAACGGCATCGAGGAATTGTCCACGGAAGCCGGCGCGCAGATCATCGTCGACGATATCGGCTGGGCCACGGCCCCTTGGTTTCAAGATGGCTTTATTGCCCGCGCCGTCGATAAGGTTGTCGCCGACGGTACGGCCTATTACTCGTCGGCAGGCAACAACGCGAATGATTCGTACACGAGATCTTACATCGCCTCGCGCAATTTCGCCGCCGGCGCCTTCGAGTCCGAAGACTTCGCCCCCGCGTTCCGAGGCGGAACGCTGCACCGCGACATCTTCAAGGTCGTGGTGCCAGACCGCGCCGGATTGGCGCTGGCCATGCAATGGGATCAGCCGTTCTTCTCGCAAACGCTCCCTCTCGACGGCACGCAACCTGGCTCTCTGAGCGATTACGATATCTATATCTTCGACAGCAACTTCGACCCGTTCGAGCCAGAACCGCAAGGGACCGTCGTTGCGGCCAGCAATAGCAACAATCTGGTCACGAACGGGAGTGGCGATCCTGTCGAATTCCTCTCGTTCTTCAACGGCGCGGACGTCAGTGGCGACACGTTCTACGTGGCCGTTTTCAAACGTTTCAACCCGGTCGTGCTCAACGTCGCATCGACCGACGTGCCGAGGGCCATTCCGAACGACGGCAACACGCTCACCTCGAACCTCGTCGTATTAAACCCCGGGGGAGTGGCCACCAACGCCATCATCACGGACGTCAACGTCCGCTTGCAGATCGATCACGAGTGGGATGAAGATCTCACCGTCTCGCTCGTCAGCCCGAATGGAACCGTGATCGAGTTGTTCGCCAACGTCGGTGGCAGTGGCAACAACTTCGGCACGCCAGGGTTCATGATGGGGCTGGATGACGAGGCCACCCTAGCGGTGGCCGAAGGCAATCCCCCCTTCGCCAACTTCTATATTCCTGCTGAAGCGCTCTCCCTGTTCGATGGAGAGTCTCCCTACGGCACGTGGCAGTTGTTGATTACCGACAACGATAGCCATGCCTCGGAAACGCCCGTGCCGCCGAATTCAGGCACGCTGCAGCGGTGGTCGCTGCAAATCACCACGGATGCCGATCCCACGCCGAATGCGAATATCCTCAAGATTTTGCACTGGGGTGGCGTACCGGTTCCGTCGATCGACGGCTTTGCTTCCGTTTCGGGTTCCTCGACGATCATCGGTCATCCGAACGCCCTCGGCGCGCAAGCCACGGGCGCGGTGTTCTACCAGAACGCACCGGGCTTCACGGGCAACCCCTTGGTGAACGAGGCCTTCTCGTCGCTGGGTGGTACTCCCATCGTGTTCGACACCTTCGGCACACGGCTCGCCACGCCCGAGATTCGACTCAAGCCCGATATCTCGGCGCCTGACGGAACGAATACAACGTTTTTCCCTGGTCCCCGTACCGGGCTTCCCTTCCTCGATTTCGATGTGGAGGGAGATGGCTTTCCCAACTTCTTCGGCACGTCGGCCGCAGCACCGCACGCAGCAGCTATTGCCGCTTTGATGCGACAGGCGGTTCCCGATGCCGCGCCTTGGGAAATCTATACCGCCATGCAGCAGTCGGCGATCGACATGTACGGCTTCGGTCACGACTTCCTGAGCGGCTATGGCTACGTGCTGGCCGACGAGGCCATCAAGGCGCTCGGTACGCTGCGGCGGGGGTCCGTCGAAGGGACGAAGTTCATCGACCGCGATGGAGATGGCGTGCGAGATGCCGACGAGCAGGGCTTGCCCGGCTTCACCATGTACCTCGACATGAATCTGAACGGGGTGCGGGACGAGATCAGCCAGACGTTCCATTCCAAGACGTTGCCGCAACAGATCATCGACGCCTTGCCGATTTTCGGCCTGACGACGACGATGCAATTTCCGGCGACGGTCTACGGCATTCCGACCTCGACGCTGGTGGATGTCGACGTCTTGCTGACGATCGAGCACGATGCGGTGCAAGACCTCGACGTGTTCCTCATCAGCCCGACGGGCCGGCGAATTCAACTCTTTGCCGATATCGGCGGCAATCTCGACGACTTTCTCGGCACGATTCTCGACAGCGAGGCGTCGACCTCGATCGCGGCGGGAACGGCGCCGTATACCGGACGCTACCGTCCCCAAGAATCGCTCGTGCCCCTCTACAACGAGGATCCGAACGGTATCTGGTGGCTCGAGGTGACCGACGATACCACGCTGAATAAGGGAGTGATCTACGATTTCGGCCTGGCCATCCGCTATCTCGAGCCGACCGCCACGACGGACAGCCAAGGCCAGTACAAGTTCTCGAACCTGCCGATCGGCTCCTACACCATCGCCGAGTTGCCCCAGAACGGATGGCAGCAGACGACCTTCTCCGGAGCTGCTGCCAAGCCGCTGATGGTCACCGAGATCGACGCGGGAAACAAGGACGGCTTCGAGATTCAGAACGTCTCGGACTCGGTGCTCGATACTCGGGGTTGGTTTGTCGCCATCAGCGACGCCCCCTTCGGTAATATCAACGAGTTCAACTCGGTCGTCTGGCAATTGCCCGACTCGATCGGGCCGCGCGAGGTCCTCTACCGTACCGACTCACCCTCGGACCATTACTTTGGCGCGAATATCTTCTGGAACACGAACAACACCCGCATCGGTAGTGGCTGGGTGATGATCGTCGACAACAATGGAAAAGTCGTCGATTGGGTCGGTTGGGGATGGACGCCCGATGACATCGCCAGCTTCGATGTCACCGTCCAAGGCGTCCATGTCAAAGGACTCCATGGAAGTTGGACGGGGGCCGGCGCCGATCGTTCCGGCCTCGGTACCCTGCAGCGTACTGGAAACAAAGATACGAACACCTCCAGCGATTTCCGCTGGTTCAATTCGCCCAGCATGGGCGAGCAAAATTACCTGGCAGGGTTGGTCCTGCCGGTCGCCAGCGCCGTCAACAGCCAGAATGTCACCTTGATCGGCAATTCGCTGACTCTGACCGGCCAAGACTTCGGCAATCGTTTCGTCGGCGCGAATCCGAAGGTCGTGGCCAGCAGTCCCGCCGCCATCTCGGCCGCCCCATTGAGCTTTATCGACATCGTCTATTCCGAGCCGATGAATGCCGGCAGCTTCACCTTGGCCGATATCGTCAGCTTTACGGGCCCAGGCGGTAGCCTGCTGGCGTCGATCTCGGGCATCACTCCGCTGCTCGGCGGCACGGTCTTCCGCGTGAACTTCACGCCGCAGTCTGCCGACGGCACCTATACGATCGTCGTGGGCCCCGATGTCACGGCCGCCGACAACAACGCCAGAGTCGACCAGGACGGCGATGGCGTGCCGGGCGAGGCGACCGACGACCGCTACTCGTACAGCATCGTGCTCGGCAGCGCCGCGATCCACGGCACGACCTGGCACGACGTGAACGGAGATGGCATTCGCGATCCCGAGGATCTGGGACTCGCGGGTTGGACGCTCTACGTCGATGCCAACTCGAACGGCGATCTCGATTCTGGCGAACGCACCGCCGTGACCGATGCCGACGGCAACTACCAGTTCCTCAACCTGCCGGCGGGCAGCTATACGATCCGCCAGGTCGTACAACCGGGCTGGGAGCAAACCTTCCCGTTGGCAAACGCGCCGCAGATGGTCAGCGTGCTCGCCGGCGAGGTCGTGAACGACATCGACTTCGGCAATCAGCAGACGGTCGTCATGGCCCTCTTCGCCAACCTGGGCGCCGTGACGAATCAATGGGTGGGCAATCTCAACCTGGCCCGTCGGCCGGAGAACTACCGCTTTACCACGGCAACCGGCGGCATCCTCACCGTGGCGCCACGATTCTCTCCCGGCGCCGGCAACGTTCGCATCACGGTCTACGACGCCCAAATGAACGTCGTGGCCACGTCGAATGCCGGCGCGCGGCTCGACCTGCCCACCACGGCTGGCGCCACCTACAACATCAGCATCGAAGGCACGAACACCAACGTCGACGTCTTGCTGGCCAACGTGGTCGAGCAGGTCGGTAGCACGGTCACCGTACACGGCACCGCCGGCGACGACGTGTTCTACTTCACCACCGGCGCCAAGCACCGCATCACGGTCAATGGCGCTAGCTACGAGTATGATCCGGCGACGGTGACCAACATCATCTTCGACGGCGCGGGGGGGAATGACTATGCGATTCTCACCGGCTCGGCGCAGGCCGATCTCGTCCGATTCGGACCAGGCACGGGCAAGCTCTTCGGCCCCGGCTTCCTGGTCGACGTGCGAGCGGAGCGAATCGAAGTCAACAGCGGCGGCGGCGTTGATTCGGCGGTGTTCGAGGACTCGGCAGGTGCAGACACCCTCGTGACGGGTGCCGCCGTGTCCTATATGGTCGGTCCCGGTTTTGCTAATGCGGCCATCGGTTACCAGGTCGTTCGCGCCACATCCACGGCCGGCGACGATGTCGCAATCATGCAAGACTCGGCCGGCAACGACACCTTCGTCTCTACGCCGGCCGTCGCCGCATTCTACGGTGTGGGCCTGGACCACGAGGCACGCGGCTTCCGCACCGTGCGCGCTCGCGCCAGCAGCGGCAACGACACGGCCTGGCTTTACGACTCGACCAGTGTCGATACGCTCGTCACGCGACCCGAGTGGACCTCGTTCCAGGGAGCGGGCTTCGACCACGAAGCCCGTGGCTTCGATGTCATCCGGGCCCGAGCCAGCAGTGGCAATGACATTGCCATCATGCTCGATTCGGCGGGAGACGATACGTTCGTCACCACCTTCGAATGGGCGTCGCTGAAAGGCGCCGGCTTCGATCACGAGGCCCGCGGCTTCCAGACCGTTCGCGGGCGTGCCAGCAGCGGCAACGACTTGGCCGTAATGTACGACTCGACCGGCAACGACACGCTGGTGACTCGCCCCGAGTGGACCGCCCTGCAGGGGCCCGGCTTCGATCACGAGGCCCGCGGCTTCGGTGTCATCCGCGCCCGGGCCACGGCCGGCGGATTCGATCAGGCCATCATGCTCGATTCGGCCGGAAACGACTCCTTCGTCGCTCGGCCCGAGGCGGCTCAAATGATCGGCTCCGGCTTCGATCACGAAGCCCGCGGCTTCGAGTCGGTGCGCGGGGTCGCCAGCACGGGCTACGATCGGGCGGTGCTGATCGACAGCGTGCTCGACGATCGCCTGACGGTTCGCCGCGATTACGCCGCCGTGCAGAACGCCCATTGGCTCGCCTGGGCGGTGAATTTCGACGAATTGACTGCCCGGAAAGAAAACGGCGGCAACAACACGAAGGTAGTCGACGCGGCGATCGGCTATCTCTTCAACGATCGTTGGAGCTAA